GACGTATCGACAAGCGATTCGGCTCCATTCGTTTTCCGATGACCTCCATAGCGAGCCCTGGTGACTCCAAAAAGTGACGCATGTTCATCTTCAATCCCGGGGATACCGCCGGTAACATCCGGCCCACCCTCGTCGGTAGGAGCTGCCATGCCACGGCGTACCCCACGTAACGCCCCAGACAGAGTGAGAACTCCCGACCGATTCCCCGGGTTCCTGAAGACGGCATCCATATGCGCCCTGATTGCCGGTCTTTTGTCGCCACTTTCCCAAGCCGCCACCGCGCCCGAGGCGGCGGCGGCCGAGGCCACGGCCGTCGACCACTGCGGGAACCAGTGCTCCGACATCCTGCCGCCGGGCCAGAACGGCAACGCCACCCTCGCCCAGATCCTCGCCAACCAGGCCTTCGGCACCCTGCCGGACCACGCCTCGGACCAGCTGGGCCCCTACGCCAACCTGGCCAAGGGCTACTCCGGCCTCACCAACGCGACGATCAACAACTTCTTCAACGACGCCTCGTTCGGCGTTCCGTCCGATCAAGTCGCCTCCACCGTCAAACCCGCCGGGCGCGGTGACGTGACGATCGTCCGAGACAAGAAGACGGGCGTACCGCACATCACCGGTACCACCAGATACGGCACGGAGTTCGGCGCCGGCTATGCGGCCGCCCAGGACCGGCTGTGGCTGATGGACGTCTTCCGGCACGTCGGACGCGGCCAGTTGACCTCGTTCGCCGGCGGCGCGGCTTCCAACCAGGGCCTTGAGCAGGAGTTCTACCGTCACGCGCCGTACACCGAGGCCGATCTGCAGGCCCAGATCGACAACGCCGTCGCCGCGGCCGGCGACCGGGGCAAGCAGGCCCTCGCCGACGTGAACGCCTACGTCGACGGCATCAACTCCTACATCGACGCCTCCGACAGCGGCCGTTACTTCCCCGGCGAGTACGTCCTGACCGGCCACAAGGACTCGGTCACCAACGCCGGCACGATCGAGCACTTCAAACCCACCGACCTGGTCGCACTGGCGTCCGTGATCGGCGCCCTGTTCGGCTCCGGAGGCGGCGGCGAGGTCAACAACGCCCTCTCCCTGCTGGCCGCCCAGGAGAAGTACGGCGTGGCCGAGGGCACCAAGCTCTGGGAGTCGTTCCGCGAACGCAACGACCCCGAGGCGGTCGTCACCGTCCACGACAAGAGCTTCCCGTATGCCACCAAGCCCGACGACCCGCAGGGCGAGGCCCTGCCCGACGCCGGCTCGGTGACCGAGGAGCAGCTCGTCCACGACCGTACGGGCAGCGCGGCCGGCTCCGCCGCGACGACCGCCTCCACCACGGCGGCCCGGACCGCCATGACCTCGGCCAAGCGGGGCATGTCCAACGCCCTCGTGGTGAGCGGCGAGCACACCGCGAGCGGCCACCCGGTCGCCGTCTTCGGCCCGCAGACCGGCTACTTCGCGCCCCAGCTGCTGCTGCTCCAGGAGATCCAGGGCCCGGGCATCAGCGCCCGCGGCGCCTCTTTCGCCGGCCTGAGCATGTACGTCGAACTCGGCCGCGGCCAGGACTACTCGTGGAGCGCGACGACCTCCGGCCAGGACATCATCGACACCTACGCCGTCGAGCTGTGCCAGGACGACTACCACTACCTGTACCGCGGCACCTGCACGGCGATGGAGAAGGTCGAGCAGAAGAACGCCTGGAAGCCGACGACCGCCGACGGGACCGCCGCGGGGTCGTACACGATGCGGGTCTGGCGCACGGAGTACGGACCCGTCACGCACCGCGCGACCGTCGGCGGCAAGAAGGTCGCCTACACCACCCTGCGCTCGTCCTTCATGCACGAGGCCGACTCGATCATCGGCTTCCAGATGCTGAACGACCCCGACTACGTGAAGGGCCCGGAGGACTTCCAGGAGGCGGTGCAGCACATCAACTACACCTTCAACTGGTTCTACGCCGACTCCGAGCACACCGCCTACTACAACAGCGGCGACAACCCGGTCCGGGCGACCGGCGTCGACGCGGAGTTCCCGGTGTGGGCGCAGTCGGCGTACGAGTGGCGGGGCTGGGACCCGGCGACGAACACGGCCCAGTACACCCCGCCGTCGGCCCACCCCAACTCCCTCGACCAGGACTACTACATCTCCTGGAACAACAAGCAGGCCAAGGACTACACGACCGCTCCCTGGGGCGACGGCTCGGTCCACCGCGGCAACCTGCTGGAGGACCGGGTGAAGAAGCTGGTCGCCGCGGGCGGCGTGACCCGGGCCTCGCTGGTGAAGGCCATGGCGGATGCGGGTCTGGCCGACCTCCGCGCCGAGGGCGTGCTCCCGGATCTGCTCAAGGTCGTGGGCAGCTCCACGGTGACCGACTCCACGGCCGCGGCGGCGGTGAGCAAGCTCCAGGCGTGGATCTCGGCGGGCGCCAAGCGCACCGAGACGTCGGCCGGCTCGAAGACGTACGCCCACGCCGACGCGATCCGCATCCTGGACGCGTGGTGGCCGCTGCTGGTGAAGGCCGAGTTCGAACCGGGCCTCGGCAGCGAGCTGTACGCCGCCATGACCAACAACCTGCCCATCGACGAGTCCCCGTCCGCCGCACACGGCCCGACCGGCTCGCACGCCGGCAGCTCCTTCCAGTACGGCTGGTGGAGCTATGTCGACAAGGACATCCGGGCCGTGCTCGGTGAGTCGGTGCAGGGCCCGCTCGACCGGAAGTACTGCGGCGGCGGCAGCCTCAGCGCCTGCCGGGACATCCTGATCAGCACCCTGAAGGAGGCGGCCGACAAGACCGCGGCCCAGGTCTACCCCGGCGACGACCAGTGCTCGGCGGGCGACCAGTGGTGCGCCGACTCGATCGTCCAGCGCACCCTGGGCGGCATCAAACACTCCAAGATCAGCTGGCAGAACCGGCCGACGTATCAGCAGGTCGTGGAGTTCACGTCACACAGGTGACGATCAGTGGTCGGCGGCGGGCCGGTCGATGCGGCCCGCCGCCACCACCACCTGCGCAAGCTCCCGGTGCACGATGTCGCTGTGCGCTCCCGCCGGCGGTCCGCCACGTCTGACCACGGACGCCGCGTCGATGTTCACGCAGCCCGCAGCGGGGAGCTCCGCCTTCAGCGCGTCGGCCAGCTTCGACGACCGCGTCCCCGGCACCGCCTGCACCCCGTCGTGCCCCATCGCACCCCACTTGTTCCCCAGCGTCCGGCCGATGTCCAACGCCGCGATCCCCCGCGCGTCCCCTGCCATGCGGGAGGCCAGCGGATACATCGTGGACAGGGCCGAGTCGTGCCGCGAGTAGCAGCAGACCAGCGGTCCGTCGATACGGTTGTGCTGGCCCTCCAACACCCCACCCGCCCGCGCGTCGTGCGGCAGCCGGGACGCGAACGCGTAGTGCGAGAAGGCACCTTGGAGCAGCGTCACGGACTTCACCGACCGCACGCCCTTCGGTAGCCCGCGCAGCGCGAACGACACCAGCCGCGCGCCGAAGCTGTGCCCGACGAGATGCACCCGCACCTCGGGCGAACGTGCCGCCAGCTGCCCGATCACCCGGCCGAGCCCGCGCTCACCGACCGTGCCCGCCCGCCGCTTCATGGCGTAGTACGTCGCCTGCCGCAGCAACTCGTGTGCTCCCTCCCACGGATTCGGCAACGAGAAGGCGGCCGCACCGTCCGGCGCTCCGTCCGGCGCCTCCAGATGCGTCAGCGCCTGCGCGAACTCCTCGCACACGGCGGCGGTGGACACCGAGAACATGTCCGGCGAGCTCTGCGGCACCCCCTCCGCCAGCGTGTCCGCCGCGAACAGCACCTGCGGCCCCGGCGGCACGACGTCCACCAGGATCCGCACCAGCCGCCCGAACTCCTCCAACTCGGCTTCCTCACGAGGCTGTTGGTCGAGCATCCGGGCGATCTGGTCGATCACGGTCGCCCGCCCCGGGAACGTCTCCAGCAGCGCGTGCCGCGTGTCCTTGTCGAGCACCGGGCGGCGAGGCATCTCCGCCGCCACGGCCCGCGGAAAGTCCGGGATCGGCTCGTCCGAGAACCGCATCGACGGCCAGACCACACCCACGTACCCGATCTTCGCCGCCGGGGCGAGCCGCGGGATCGGCGCGAAGAAGCGGCCGTAGAGCCGGGTCGCCCCCGAGCGGTCGTTGTTCCAGCCGTGCGCGAAGACGATCAGATCACGGACGTGGTGCCGCGCCACCCCGGCCAGCAGCCGGTCCCGCTTGCCTGCGTCCGGATCCCCGTCCGCGTCGAAGGTCAGCTCCCAGTAGGGATTCACGCTCATCGCCGGATTCGCCATCACAGGTCCCCTCGTCCCCCGTAGTGGTGCGACACGGGCGCATCGTCCTGCTACCGGGCGCGAATGGCCATACGTCGTCACTCGTCCGGGGCACATAAGTGGGGCGCTCATTTGTACAGCAGGTACTCCCCGCGCATCCGCCGGAACGCCGCGAGCTCCTGCTGCCAGCCCGCCACCACCTCGTCGGCGCTCGCGCCCGCGTCGATCATCGTGCGTACCCGTGTGGAACCGGTGAGCTTGTCGATCCAGTTGTCGGGGCGCCAACCGAAGCCGCCCCAGGCCTTCTTGGCGGTCACGAGCAGGGCGATCCCGGTGCGGACGGGGTCGTACGCGGCCCGGTCGTGCACATGGATCTGCACGCCGCCGATGGTCTTGCCCTGGAACTTCGAGAACGTGGGCGCGAAGTACGCCTCCCTGAAGTGCGCGCCGGGCAGGTCGAGTTCGCTCACGGCGGCCGCCCAGCGTCCGTCGATGCCCTCCGCGCCGAGCAGTTCGAACGGCCGTGTCGTCCCGCGGCCCTCCGACAGGTTCGTGCCCTCGAAGAGGCAGGTCCCCGAGTACACCAGCGCGGTGTCCGGGGTGGGCATGTTCGGGCTCGGCGGCACCCAGGGCAGGCCCCAGGCGTCGTAGAACTCTGACCGCCGCCAGCCCGTCATCCGTACGGCCTCCAGCGGCACCGGCGTGGTCAGGAACTCCCCGTTGAACAGCCGCGCCAGCTCCGCGACCGTCATACCGTGCGCCTGGGAGATGGGCTGGCGGCCGACGAAGGTGGCGAACTCCTTGTGCAGCACCGGGCCTTGGGCCGCTCGCCCGGTCACCGGGTTCGGGCGGTCGAGCACGACGAAGCGTTTGCCGGCGAGCTGGGCCGCCTCCATGCAGTCGTAGAGCGTCCAGATGTACGTGTAGAAGCGGGCGCCCACGTCCTGGATGTCGAAGACGATCGTGTCCACGCCGGACGCGGTGAAGATGTCGGCGAGGGGGCGGCCGCTCTTGAGGTACGTGTCGTAGACCGGGAGGCCGGTCGCGGGGTCGTCGTAGCGGCCCTCGGAGCCGCCTGCCTGGGCGGTGCCGCGGAAGCCGTGTTCGGGGCCGAAGACGGCCCCCAGGTTCACCCTGTCGTCGGCGTGCATGACGTCTACGATGTGGCGGGCGTCGCGGGTTACGCCCGTGGGGTTGGTGACGATGCCGACGCGCTGGCCGCTGAGCTGGGCGTAGGCGTCGGCGGTGAGGTTCTCGAAGCCTGTGCGTACGTGCCTGCGGCGCTCGGCACCGGAGGCCTCGGAGGCCGTCGTGAGTGAAGCTGCTGCCGTTGTCGCTGCGAGTAGGGCTCGTCTGGATAGGCGCATGGGGGGCACGGTATTGCTCCCGCAGGTTGTGGGGAAGGTGCCGGTGGTGTGGCTCGTCGCGTAATTATCCGCGTCCCCGAGGGCGTCGCAGTGCCTCTTCCTTGTGACATACCGACCGGTTAGTCTGTCCCCCCGCAGGAGAGCCGCAGTCGAAGGAGACCGATGGTGGAAGCCGTTCAGGGTGCCGGAGTCGTCGTTACCGGGGCTGGGGGTGGCATCGGCGCGGCCCTTGCCCGTCGCTTCGCCGCCGAGGGAGCTCGCGTCGTCGTCAACGATCTGGATGCCGGGAAGGCCCAGGCGGTCGCCGACGAGATCGGAGGCGTCGCGGTGCCGGGCGATGCCTCCGCGATCGTCTCCGAGGCCCGCGAGGCGCTCGACGGCACCGTCGACGTCTACTGCGCCAACGCCGGTGTCGCCTTCGAAGGCGAGGGCCCGGGTCAGCCTCTCGACGAGAAGGCCTGGACGGTGTCCTGGGACGTCAATGTCATGGCACACGTGCGTGCCGCCAACGAACTGCTCCCCAACTGGCTGGAGCGGGGCAGCGGCCGCTTCGTCTCCACCGTCTCCGCCGCCGGACTGCTCACCATGATCGGCGCCGCGCCCTACGCCGTCACCAAGCACGGTGCCTATGCCTTCGCCGAGTACCTGTCGCTGACGTACCGGCACCGTGGCCTGAAGGTGCACGCCATCTGCCCCCAGGGCGTGCGCACCGACATGCTCGCCGCCACCGGCAGCGCGGGCGACCTGGTGCTCCACCCGACCGCCATCGAGCCGGACGACGTCGCGGACGCCCTGTTCAAGGGCATGGCGGAGGATCGCTTCCTGATCCTGCCGCACCCCGAGGTCGCCGGATACTACGAGGCGCGGGCCGCCACGCCCGACCGCTGGCTGGCCGGCATGAACCACATCCAGCAGAAGTGGGAGGAGGCCAGGTGACCCAGTCCCGTTACGCGGCCAAGCCCTGGCTGGCCCTGCTCGGCGACGCCCAGCGCGCCCCGATCGACCCGGCCGACACCCTCGTGCACGCCCTGCGCCGGGTGGTCGCCGAGACCCCGGAGCGCACCTTCCTCGCCTACTTCGACGGCCGGCTGACCTACCGCGAGGTCGACGAGCTCAGCGACTCCGTCGCCGGGCACCTCGCCGCTCGCGGCCTGGAGCGCGGCGACCGGGTGGCGATCCTGCTGCAGAACTCCCCGCACTTCGTGCTCGCGCTGCTCGGCGCCTGGAAGGCGGGGGCGATCGTGGTGCCCGTCAACCCGATGTACAAGGCGGGGGAGGTCGGCCACGTCCTGCGGGACGGTGACGTGGCCGCGCTGATCTGTTCCGACCGGGCCTGGGAGTCGTATCTGCGCGAGACGGCGGCCGGGTCGCCGGTGCGGATCGCACTCACCGGCTGTGAGTTGGATTTCCAGACTCGCGACGACGCGCGCGTGCTGAGCTTCGAACGGCTGCCGCAGGCCGACGACGCCGAGGACCTCGCGGTCGTCGCACGCGCCGGGCACAAGGCGCCGGAGGGCCGTGACCTCGGTCCGTCCGACCTCGCGCTGATCAGCTACACGTCGGGCACCAGCGGCACCCCCAAGGGCGCCACCAACACGCACGGCAACATCATGTACAACGCCGAGCGGCAGCGGACCGGACTGGAACTGCCCGAGGCGCCCGTCTACTTCGCACTCGCGCCCCTGTTCCACATCACCGGGATGGTCTGCCAGCTCGGCGCCTGTCTCGACAGCGCGGGCACCCTCGTGCTGGCGTACCGCTTCGAGGCGGGTGTCGTGCTCGACGCCTTCGCCGAGCACGGGCCGCACTACACCGTCGGCCCGTCGACCGCGTTCATGGCGCTGGCCGCCCACCCGGCGGTCACCCGGGACCACTTCGCCTCCTTCCGGATGATCTCCTCCGGCGGCGCCCCACTGCCGCCCGCCCTGGTGGAGAAGTTCCGGGCGGGCCTCGGGCCGTACATCCGCAACGGCTACGGCCTCACCGAGTGCACCGCCCCCTGCGCCTCCGTCCCGCCCGGCCGGGAGGCCCCCGTGGACCCGGTCTCCGGCACGCTCGCCGTGGGGCTGCCGGGGCCCGAGACGGTCGTACGCATCGTCGACGACGCCGGCCAAGAGGTCCCCTTCGGCGAACAGGGCGAGATCCTCGTACGCGGCCCGCAGGTCGTGCCCGGCTACTGGCAGCGCCCCGACGCCACCGCCGAGACCTTCCCGGACGGCGAGCTGCGCACCGGCGACATCGGCTTCATGGACGCCGAGGGCTGGCTGTACGTCGTCGACCGCAAG
Above is a window of Streptomyces sp. DT2A-34 DNA encoding:
- a CDS encoding penicillin acylase family protein translates to MPRRTPRNAPDRVRTPDRFPGFLKTASICALIAGLLSPLSQAATAPEAAAAEATAVDHCGNQCSDILPPGQNGNATLAQILANQAFGTLPDHASDQLGPYANLAKGYSGLTNATINNFFNDASFGVPSDQVASTVKPAGRGDVTIVRDKKTGVPHITGTTRYGTEFGAGYAAAQDRLWLMDVFRHVGRGQLTSFAGGAASNQGLEQEFYRHAPYTEADLQAQIDNAVAAAGDRGKQALADVNAYVDGINSYIDASDSGRYFPGEYVLTGHKDSVTNAGTIEHFKPTDLVALASVIGALFGSGGGGEVNNALSLLAAQEKYGVAEGTKLWESFRERNDPEAVVTVHDKSFPYATKPDDPQGEALPDAGSVTEEQLVHDRTGSAAGSAATTASTTAARTAMTSAKRGMSNALVVSGEHTASGHPVAVFGPQTGYFAPQLLLLQEIQGPGISARGASFAGLSMYVELGRGQDYSWSATTSGQDIIDTYAVELCQDDYHYLYRGTCTAMEKVEQKNAWKPTTADGTAAGSYTMRVWRTEYGPVTHRATVGGKKVAYTTLRSSFMHEADSIIGFQMLNDPDYVKGPEDFQEAVQHINYTFNWFYADSEHTAYYNSGDNPVRATGVDAEFPVWAQSAYEWRGWDPATNTAQYTPPSAHPNSLDQDYYISWNNKQAKDYTTAPWGDGSVHRGNLLEDRVKKLVAAGGVTRASLVKAMADAGLADLRAEGVLPDLLKVVGSSTVTDSTAAAAVSKLQAWISAGAKRTETSAGSKTYAHADAIRILDAWWPLLVKAEFEPGLGSELYAAMTNNLPIDESPSAAHGPTGSHAGSSFQYGWWSYVDKDIRAVLGESVQGPLDRKYCGGGSLSACRDILISTLKEAADKTAAQVYPGDDQCSAGDQWCADSIVQRTLGGIKHSKISWQNRPTYQQVVEFTSHR
- a CDS encoding serine-threonine protein kinase gives rise to the protein MANPAMSVNPYWELTFDADGDPDAGKRDRLLAGVARHHVRDLIVFAHGWNNDRSGATRLYGRFFAPIPRLAPAAKIGYVGVVWPSMRFSDEPIPDFPRAVAAEMPRRPVLDKDTRHALLETFPGRATVIDQIARMLDQQPREEAELEEFGRLVRILVDVVPPGPQVLFAADTLAEGVPQSSPDMFSVSTAAVCEEFAQALTHLEAPDGAPDGAAAFSLPNPWEGAHELLRQATYYAMKRRAGTVGERGLGRVIGQLAARSPEVRVHLVGHSFGARLVSFALRGLPKGVRSVKSVTLLQGAFSHYAFASRLPHDARAGGVLEGQHNRIDGPLVCCYSRHDSALSTMYPLASRMAGDARGIAALDIGRTLGNKWGAMGHDGVQAVPGTRSSKLADALKAELPAAGCVNIDAASVVRRGGPPAGAHSDIVHRELAQVVVAAGRIDRPAADH
- a CDS encoding DUF1343 domain-containing protein; the encoded protein is MRLSRRALLAATTAAASLTTASEASGAERRRHVRTGFENLTADAYAQLSGQRVGIVTNPTGVTRDARHIVDVMHADDRVNLGAVFGPEHGFRGTAQAGGSEGRYDDPATGLPVYDTYLKSGRPLADIFTASGVDTIVFDIQDVGARFYTYIWTLYDCMEAAQLAGKRFVVLDRPNPVTGRAAQGPVLHKEFATFVGRQPISQAHGMTVAELARLFNGEFLTTPVPLEAVRMTGWRRSEFYDAWGLPWVPPSPNMPTPDTALVYSGTCLFEGTNLSEGRGTTRPFELLGAEGIDGRWAAAVSELDLPGAHFREAYFAPTFSKFQGKTIGGVQIHVHDRAAYDPVRTGIALLVTAKKAWGGFGWRPDNWIDKLTGSTRVRTMIDAGASADEVVAGWQQELAAFRRMRGEYLLYK
- a CDS encoding SDR family oxidoreductase, yielding MVEAVQGAGVVVTGAGGGIGAALARRFAAEGARVVVNDLDAGKAQAVADEIGGVAVPGDASAIVSEAREALDGTVDVYCANAGVAFEGEGPGQPLDEKAWTVSWDVNVMAHVRAANELLPNWLERGSGRFVSTVSAAGLLTMIGAAPYAVTKHGAYAFAEYLSLTYRHRGLKVHAICPQGVRTDMLAATGSAGDLVLHPTAIEPDDVADALFKGMAEDRFLILPHPEVAGYYEARAATPDRWLAGMNHIQQKWEEAR
- a CDS encoding class I adenylate-forming enzyme family protein, with amino-acid sequence MTQSRYAAKPWLALLGDAQRAPIDPADTLVHALRRVVAETPERTFLAYFDGRLTYREVDELSDSVAGHLAARGLERGDRVAILLQNSPHFVLALLGAWKAGAIVVPVNPMYKAGEVGHVLRDGDVAALICSDRAWESYLRETAAGSPVRIALTGCELDFQTRDDARVLSFERLPQADDAEDLAVVARAGHKAPEGRDLGPSDLALISYTSGTSGTPKGATNTHGNIMYNAERQRTGLELPEAPVYFALAPLFHITGMVCQLGACLDSAGTLVLAYRFEAGVVLDAFAEHGPHYTVGPSTAFMALAAHPAVTRDHFASFRMISSGGAPLPPALVEKFRAGLGPYIRNGYGLTECTAPCASVPPGREAPVDPVSGTLAVGLPGPETVVRIVDDAGQEVPFGEQGEILVRGPQVVPGYWQRPDATAETFPDGELRTGDIGFMDAEGWLYVVDRKKDMINASGFKVWPREVEDVLYTHPAVREAAVVGVPDGYRGETVKAYISLRPGAETDPDALAAYCRERLAAYKYPRQVEILPDLPKTASGKILRRELRSRANDG